The following are encoded in a window of Pirellulales bacterium genomic DNA:
- a CDS encoding MBOAT family protein produces MGRRPLLFNSYIFLFGFLPVAYLVFWSLRSASSRYVWLTVTGYVFYGYWDPRFCLLMAFSTLVSYTAGLGFLFAKTQRARNVILIIPITVDLLLLGFFKYTRFLLESVVDVAQSLGYSYHVAIPEIVLPVGISFYTFHTISYIVDAYRGTIRPTRNLFEFSAYVSLFSQLVAGPIVRFRQIEQDLENLGSADRARWLPLGISYFVYGLAEKVLLADALANLVDPALAQYQELSTAGAWLAMIGYSMQLYFDFCGYSDMAIGLGYLFGLRIPLNFNSPYKALDPSDFWRRWHISLSLFLRDYLYIPLGGNRYGRSATFRNLLITMLLGGLWHGANWTFVLWGAYHGALLIAYHLAAAPWDRLPSAARQLATFALVLVGWVLFRSTDLNMAANLLNTMFLPRGGLLIGDPLAWTTLLAIAVSWAMLGPNAEDIHRDFRWSDRHGLALAVTFGACLAIMAGHANSPFLYFQF; encoded by the coding sequence TTGGGCCGCCGTCCTTTGCTCTTCAACAGCTACATCTTTCTGTTCGGCTTTCTGCCAGTCGCTTACCTGGTGTTTTGGTCGCTGCGCTCGGCATCGTCGCGCTATGTTTGGCTGACCGTGACCGGCTATGTCTTCTACGGGTATTGGGATCCCCGTTTTTGCTTGCTGATGGCTTTCTCCACGCTGGTCAGCTACACGGCGGGACTAGGGTTCTTGTTCGCCAAGACACAGCGCGCGCGGAACGTCATTCTGATCATCCCGATCACGGTCGACTTGTTGCTGCTGGGGTTTTTCAAGTACACCCGATTCTTGCTGGAAAGTGTGGTCGACGTGGCCCAGAGCCTCGGCTATTCGTATCACGTCGCGATTCCTGAGATCGTGCTGCCCGTGGGCATCTCGTTCTACACCTTTCACACGATCAGCTACATCGTCGACGCCTATCGTGGCACGATTCGACCTACGCGCAATTTGTTTGAGTTTTCGGCGTACGTTTCGCTGTTCTCGCAATTGGTCGCCGGCCCGATTGTCCGCTTTCGACAGATCGAGCAAGACCTGGAGAACCTCGGCTCCGCCGATCGCGCTCGCTGGCTGCCGTTGGGCATCTCGTATTTTGTGTATGGCCTGGCCGAGAAAGTGTTGCTGGCCGACGCGCTGGCCAATCTGGTCGATCCCGCGCTCGCTCAATATCAAGAGTTGTCGACGGCGGGCGCGTGGCTGGCCATGATCGGCTATAGCATGCAGCTTTATTTTGACTTTTGCGGCTACAGCGACATGGCGATCGGCCTCGGTTATCTCTTCGGCCTGCGCATCCCGCTAAACTTCAACTCCCCCTACAAAGCGCTCGATCCCTCCGATTTTTGGCGCCGCTGGCACATCTCTTTGTCGCTGTTCCTGCGCGATTATTTGTACATCCCGTTGGGAGGCAATCGATACGGCCGCTCCGCCACGTTCCGCAATCTGCTGATCACGATGCTGTTGGGCGGCCTGTGGCACGGCGCCAACTGGACCTTTGTGCTGTGGGGCGCCTATCACGGCGCCCTGCTGATTGCCTATCACCTTGCCGCCGCGCCGTGGGACCGATTGCCGTCGGCGGCGCGTCAGCTCGCCACGTTCGCGCTCGTGCTTGTCGGCTGGGTCCTGTTCCGATCCACCGACCTCAACATGGCCGCCAATCTGCTGAACACCATGTTTCTTCCGCGTGGCGGACTGCTCATCGGCGATCCACTCGCCTGGACAACGCTGTTGGCCATCGCGGTTTCTTGGGCGATGCTCGGTCCCAACGCGGAGGACATCCACCGCGACTTCCGCTGGAGCGACCGCCATGGCCTGGCGCTGGCGGTCACCTTTGGCGCCTGTCTGGCCATTATGGCCGGCCACGCCAACTCGCCATTTCTTTATTTTCAATTCTGA
- a CDS encoding HD domain-containing protein, protein MSARSIAIVPLSQLVPGQEADLFALLSAKEELTTRDGKRYCRVAFRDHAREVSFPIWAESPHAADCAANWTVGAFYKLRAAYRQTNYGPQLDIERIRQITDADRADGFDPAMCRPRSRFDVEALHAELLRVAETEIRRPELQSLAVDLLTEHREAICALPASERLHHAYAGGWLEHTHSTLTTAIFLADRYLAQYPDLRPPLDRDLVVVGALLHDIGKLRELAPTPLGAELTAPGHLIGHIVQGRDLVREAAAGRDIEPELLLRLEHVLLSHHETPEYGAPKPPMTPEALLVRYADDIDAKFHMFTQALASDTGDGPVTSKKNALGRHIYRGE, encoded by the coding sequence ATGTCCGCGCGTTCGATCGCCATTGTGCCTTTGTCGCAACTGGTCCCTGGCCAGGAGGCCGATCTATTCGCGCTGTTGTCGGCCAAGGAGGAGCTGACCACGCGCGACGGCAAGCGCTATTGCCGCGTCGCCTTTCGCGATCACGCGCGCGAGGTGAGTTTTCCGATCTGGGCCGAGTCGCCGCATGCCGCCGACTGCGCGGCGAACTGGACCGTGGGCGCCTTTTACAAGCTGCGCGCCGCCTATCGCCAAACCAATTACGGTCCCCAGCTCGACATCGAGCGGATTCGCCAGATCACCGACGCCGACCGCGCCGACGGCTTCGACCCGGCGATGTGCCGTCCGCGGTCGCGCTTCGATGTCGAGGCGCTGCACGCCGAGTTGTTGCGAGTGGCGGAGACGGAGATTCGCCGGCCCGAGCTGCAGTCGCTGGCGGTCGACCTGCTGACCGAACATCGCGAGGCGATTTGCGCGCTGCCCGCCTCGGAGCGGCTGCACCACGCCTACGCCGGTGGTTGGCTCGAGCACACGCACAGCACGCTGACGACGGCGATTTTTCTGGCCGATCGTTACTTGGCGCAATATCCCGACCTGCGCCCGCCGCTCGATCGCGATCTGGTCGTGGTCGGCGCGCTATTGCACGATATCGGCAAACTGCGCGAGCTAGCGCCGACGCCGCTCGGCGCCGAGCTCACGGCGCCTGGCCATCTGATCGGCCACATCGTGCAGGGGCGGGACCTGGTGCGCGAGGCCGCGGCCGGGCGCGACATCGAGCCTGAGCTATTGCTGCGGCTGGAGCACGTTTTACTGTCGCACCACGAAACGCCCGAGTACGGCGCCCCCAAGCCGCCGATGACCCCCGAGGCGCTGTTGGTGCGCTACGCCGACGATATCGACGCCAAGTTCCACATGTTCACGCAAGCGCTGGCCAGCGACACCGGTGACGGCCCGGTGACGTCAAAGAAGAACGCGCTGGGCCGCCACATTTATCGCGGTGAGTGA
- the galE gene encoding UDP-glucose 4-epimerase GalE, whose protein sequence is MNILVVGGAGYVGSHAARYLAQQGHEVWVYDNLSQGHPAAVAAGRLIEGDLADRPRLEAALRERRIEAVMHFAAFALVGESVTDPARYYQNNVVAALTLLDAMRSAGVSKIVFSSTTATYGAPERVPIAESTPQRPINPYGFTKLVIERALADYAAAYGLSYAALRYFNAAGAAAAGDIGEDHDPETHLIPLVLQVALGQRDAITIFGDDYPTPDGTCVRDYVHVDDLAAAHLLALEKLAPGVGLQMNLGSGSGASVRAVIESCRRVTGHSIPVAIGPRRPGDPPELIADASLARQSLGWRPRYTELDEIVASAWRWHQSHPRGYDD, encoded by the coding sequence GTGAACATACTCGTGGTTGGCGGCGCCGGCTATGTCGGCAGCCACGCCGCTCGCTATCTCGCGCAACAAGGCCACGAGGTGTGGGTTTATGACAACCTCTCGCAAGGGCACCCTGCGGCGGTGGCGGCTGGCCGGTTGATCGAAGGCGACCTGGCCGACCGTCCGCGCCTGGAGGCTGCGCTCCGCGAGCGGCGGATCGAAGCCGTGATGCACTTTGCCGCCTTTGCGCTTGTGGGCGAGTCAGTGACCGATCCGGCGCGCTACTATCAAAACAACGTCGTAGCGGCGCTGACGCTGCTGGACGCGATGCGCTCCGCCGGCGTCTCCAAGATCGTCTTCTCCAGCACCACCGCCACCTATGGCGCGCCCGAGCGCGTGCCAATCGCCGAGTCGACGCCGCAGCGGCCGATCAACCCCTATGGCTTCACCAAACTGGTGATCGAGCGCGCCCTGGCCGATTACGCCGCCGCTTATGGTTTGTCGTACGCGGCGCTGCGCTACTTCAACGCGGCCGGCGCGGCGGCCGCTGGCGATATTGGCGAAGACCATGACCCCGAGACGCATTTGATTCCGCTGGTGCTCCAGGTTGCGCTGGGACAGCGCGACGCCATCACCATTTTTGGCGACGACTATCCCACGCCCGACGGCACCTGCGTGCGCGATTATGTGCATGTCGACGATCTGGCGGCCGCGCATCTGTTGGCGCTGGAAAAGCTGGCGCCCGGCGTCGGCCTGCAAATGAATTTGGGCAGCGGAAGCGGCGCCAGCGTGCGCGCGGTGATCGAGTCGTGCCGCCGCGTGACGGGCCACTCCATCCCGGTCGCCATCGGTCCGCGCCGCCCCGGCGATCCGCCAGAGCTGATCGCCGATGCGAGCTTGGCGCGGCAGTCGCTGGGTTGGCGGCCGCGCTACACCGAACTCGACGAGATCGTCGCCAGCGCCTGGCGCTGGCATCAATCGCATCCACGCGGCTACGACGACTAG
- the xerD gene encoding site-specific tyrosine recombinase XerD codes for MVKRRQVLPPSQRQTVDSGNWLTNFSAYLRNECHLSANTVMAYERDLRHFREWLAGRSVAALTISDLSDYPAWLSRRALAPSSIARHLVSLKMLCRYLQLEGVLAENRAELLGSPKLWQRVPQVMSTAVVNKMFEAPRAADGLWRRDRLLLELLYATGCRASEVSNLRLRDTHADEGHCRCRGKGNKERMVPLGRRAIEAMRAYLEHERPQSAALRQPAPEWLLLSRRGDRLRRERIWELVKKYAIRAGADPDVSPHTLRHSFATHMLTGGADLRQVQELLGHANIATTQIYTHVDHRRLKSVHARFHPRA; via the coding sequence ATGGTCAAACGACGACAGGTGTTGCCGCCCAGCCAGCGCCAGACGGTGGACAGCGGCAATTGGCTGACGAATTTCAGCGCGTATTTGCGCAACGAGTGCCACCTGTCGGCCAATACGGTGATGGCGTACGAGCGCGACCTGCGGCACTTTCGCGAATGGCTCGCCGGCCGCTCGGTCGCCGCGCTGACGATCTCCGACTTGTCTGATTATCCGGCCTGGCTGTCGCGGCGCGCGCTCGCGCCCTCGTCGATCGCGCGGCATCTGGTGTCGCTCAAGATGCTCTGTCGCTACTTGCAGCTTGAAGGGGTGTTGGCCGAGAACCGCGCCGAGCTATTGGGCAGCCCCAAGCTGTGGCAGCGGGTGCCGCAAGTCATGTCGACCGCGGTGGTGAACAAGATGTTCGAGGCGCCACGCGCCGCCGATGGCCTGTGGCGGCGCGATCGACTACTGCTGGAATTGCTCTACGCCACTGGCTGCCGCGCGTCGGAGGTTTCGAATCTGCGGCTGCGCGACACGCACGCCGACGAAGGACACTGCCGCTGCCGAGGCAAAGGGAACAAGGAGCGGATGGTGCCACTCGGCCGTCGCGCCATTGAGGCGATGCGCGCGTATCTGGAACACGAGCGGCCACAGTCGGCCGCGCTGCGCCAGCCGGCGCCCGAATGGCTGCTGCTATCGCGCCGCGGCGATCGTCTGCGCCGCGAGCGGATCTGGGAGCTAGTAAAGAAGTACGCCATCCGCGCCGGCGCCGACCCCGATGTCAGCCCGCATACGCTGCGGCACAGCTTTGCCACGCACATGCTTACTGGCGGCGCCGACCTGCGACAGGTGCAGGAGTTGCTGGGGCACGCCAACATCGCCACCACGCAAATCTACACGCACGTCGATCATCGACGGTTGAAGTCGGTGCATGCGCGGTTTCATCCGCGGGCGTGA
- a CDS encoding pyridoxamine 5'-phosphate oxidase family protein produces MVVALQENPPDQSPLLHALRGQLDANSAKMASTYQKLRDLIDGVPVAMLTIANGRRTLRSRPMLAQEEPFDGTLWFFTRADAPAEAQLAGEPVNVSYSSPSDSRYVSVSGVARVVRDPQALTQHWRPNYLSWFPEGLNDPHLALLRIEAQEAEYWDLASGKLVQLLGFGCSLSAGQPREPGEHERFEMDHGRLKEQPAE; encoded by the coding sequence ATGGTTGTTGCTTTACAGGAAAATCCCCCCGATCAATCTCCGCTCTTGCACGCCTTGCGTGGGCAACTTGACGCTAACAGCGCGAAAATGGCCAGCACCTATCAGAAACTGCGCGATTTGATCGACGGCGTGCCCGTGGCCATGTTGACCATTGCCAACGGCCGCCGCACGCTGCGCAGCCGCCCGATGCTGGCACAAGAGGAACCGTTCGATGGCACGCTCTGGTTCTTTACCCGAGCCGACGCGCCGGCAGAAGCGCAGCTTGCTGGCGAGCCAGTGAACGTCAGTTATTCGTCGCCGAGCGACAGCCGCTATGTGTCCGTTTCCGGAGTCGCCCGCGTGGTGCGCGATCCACAGGCGCTGACCCAACATTGGCGTCCCAACTATCTGTCCTGGTTTCCAGAGGGACTGAACGATCCGCACCTCGCGCTGCTGCGTATCGAGGCGCAAGAGGCGGAGTACTGGGACCTGGCTTCCGGCAAGCTCGTGCAATTGCTGGGCTTCGGCTGCTCGCTCTCGGCCGGCCAGCCGCGCGAACCGGGAGAGCACGAGCGCTTTGAGATGGATCACGGGCGGCTGAAAGAGCAACCTGCCGAATGA
- the aroC gene encoding chorismate synthase: MRYWTAGESHGKALIALIDGFPAGVEIDRAPIDVELRRRQGGYGRGGRQRIETDQVDIKSGIWQNRTLGSPIALEVANKDYKLERLGDLDRPRPGHGDLTGAIKYLGSIRGVLERASARETAARVAAGALAKQLLAPFGIIAFGYVVELGGIGAEPLAGSLDEQRARRDASELAILDPSKEDEIKGLIDACGKDGDTLGGIVEVRVEGLPFGLGTHAQWDRKLDGRLAQAVMAVQAIKGVEIGLGFEAARRRGSQVHDAIAFDPAARDSKSLGYLRPTNNAGGLEAGMTNGQPLVIRAAKKPISTLRKPLESVNLRTKEPESANYERSDVCAVPAASVIVENVVAFEIATALVDKFGGDSLAEMQARYQQFLEMARQR, translated from the coding sequence TTGCGCTACTGGACCGCTGGCGAATCGCATGGCAAGGCGCTCATCGCCTTGATCGACGGCTTCCCGGCAGGCGTCGAGATCGACCGCGCGCCGATCGACGTTGAGCTGCGCCGCCGTCAGGGGGGCTATGGTCGTGGTGGCCGCCAGCGCATCGAAACCGACCAGGTCGACATCAAGAGCGGCATCTGGCAAAACCGCACCCTCGGCAGCCCCATCGCCCTGGAAGTCGCCAACAAAGACTACAAGCTGGAGCGGTTGGGCGATCTCGATCGCCCCCGGCCCGGCCATGGCGACCTGACCGGCGCCATCAAATATCTGGGCTCGATCCGCGGCGTGCTGGAACGGGCCAGCGCTCGCGAGACGGCGGCGCGTGTAGCCGCCGGCGCACTGGCCAAGCAGCTATTGGCGCCATTTGGCATTATCGCATTTGGTTATGTGGTCGAGTTGGGCGGCATTGGCGCGGAGCCGTTGGCCGGGTCGCTCGACGAGCAGCGCGCCCGGCGCGACGCCAGCGAATTGGCCATCCTCGATCCCAGCAAAGAAGACGAGATCAAGGGCCTTATCGACGCCTGCGGCAAAGACGGCGACACGCTCGGGGGCATTGTCGAGGTCCGCGTCGAGGGCTTGCCGTTTGGGCTTGGCACTCATGCCCAATGGGACCGCAAGCTCGACGGCCGACTGGCGCAGGCCGTGATGGCGGTGCAAGCGATCAAGGGGGTCGAGATCGGACTGGGCTTCGAGGCCGCGCGCCGCCGCGGTTCGCAAGTTCACGACGCCATCGCCTTTGATCCGGCCGCGCGCGACTCCAAGAGCCTGGGCTACCTGCGCCCCACTAACAACGCCGGCGGTCTGGAGGCGGGCATGACTAACGGGCAACCGCTGGTGATTCGCGCCGCCAAGAAGCCGATCAGCACGCTGCGCAAACCGTTGGAATCGGTCAATCTGCGCACCAAAGAGCCCGAGTCGGCCAATTACGAACGCAGCGACGTGTGCGCCGTGCCCGCAGCCAGCGTGATTGTGGAAAACGTGGTGGCCTTTGAGATCGCCACCGCGCTCGTCGATAAATTTGGCGGCGACAGCCTCGCCGAGATGCAAGCCCGTTACCAGCAGTTTTTGGAAATGGCGCGCCAGCGTTAA